The following are from one region of the Chloroflexota bacterium genome:
- a CDS encoding LysM peptidoglycan-binding domain-containing protein yields the protein MLRLRTHFLLTLGLAALFLSGCLPQPESAPPISLGTPASAPEFQLSATPIPQRPKYNPGELVDYTVISGDTLPVLANRFNTSVEEIREANPIIPPDATTLPPGMPMQMPIYYRALWGSPFQILPDSLFINGPAQINFDTAAFVDEQPGWLREYRDYAAGANRTGAEIVDYVALNFSVSPRVLLALLEYQTGALTNASLPQHLDTRYPLGHESRSHRGLYLQLVWAANQLNHGYYSWRSGRLITLNLLDGTIEHPDPWQTAASVAFQYYFSLKHDGLEYQHDTGPEGIAQAYRDLFGDPWANEQTHIPGSLLQPTMVLPFERGKTWAYTGGPHTGWGTGQPFAAIDFAPPSVATGCVNSDEWATAVADGVVARTDTGVVELDLDGDGDTRTGWVVFYLHIAARDRPAEGTVVAQGAPIGHPSCEGGTSTGTHIHIARKYNGEWITAEGTLAFNLDGWIAHNGYKPYAGTLTRFSQTVTASVNAAHQSFITAEKLEEGE from the coding sequence ATGTTACGCCTGCGAACACACTTTCTGCTAACCCTGGGGCTGGCTGCCCTATTCCTTTCCGGCTGCCTGCCTCAACCGGAGTCCGCGCCGCCCATCTCGCTGGGCACGCCTGCCAGCGCGCCAGAATTCCAACTCTCGGCCACGCCCATCCCCCAGCGTCCCAAATACAACCCCGGCGAATTGGTAGACTATACCGTCATCTCTGGCGATACGCTGCCCGTGCTGGCGAACCGCTTCAACACCAGTGTGGAAGAAATCCGTGAGGCCAATCCGATTATCCCGCCTGATGCGACGACGCTGCCACCAGGGATGCCGATGCAAATGCCGATTTATTATCGCGCTCTATGGGGGTCGCCATTCCAGATTTTGCCCGACAGCCTGTTTATCAACGGCCCAGCACAAATCAATTTTGATACAGCCGCCTTTGTAGACGAACAACCCGGTTGGCTGCGCGAGTATCGCGATTATGCCGCCGGAGCCAATCGCACGGGCGCGGAGATCGTGGATTATGTGGCGCTGAATTTCAGCGTCAGCCCCCGCGTGTTGCTGGCACTGCTAGAATATCAGACCGGCGCGCTAACCAATGCAAGCTTGCCGCAGCATCTGGATACGCGTTATCCATTGGGACACGAAAGCCGCAGCCATCGCGGGTTGTATCTACAATTGGTGTGGGCGGCCAATCAACTCAACCACGGCTATTATAGTTGGCGCAGCGGACGGCTGATAACACTTAATTTACTGGATGGCACGATTGAGCACCCTGATCCCTGGCAAACGGCAGCCAGTGTAGCTTTCCAATATTATTTTTCATTGAAGCACGACGGACTCGAATATCAGCACGATACTGGCCCTGAAGGAATTGCCCAAGCCTATCGGGATTTGTTTGGCGATCCGTGGGCGAATGAACAGACACATATTCCGGGGAGTTTGCTACAACCGACGATGGTATTGCCCTTTGAGCGCGGCAAAACCTGGGCCTATACCGGCGGGCCACACACCGGCTGGGGCACCGGACAGCCCTTTGCGGCGATTGATTTTGCCCCCCCCAGCGTGGCAACCGGTTGTGTCAACTCGGACGAGTGGGCTACCGCGGTAGCCGATGGGGTGGTAGCACGCACCGATACAGGGGTTGTCGAGCTTGATCTGGATGGCGACGGCGATACGCGCACCGGCTGGGTGGTTTTCTATTTGCATATTGCGGCGCGCGACCGCCCGGCAGAAGGAACCGTTGTTGCGCAGGGCGCGCCGATAGGGCACCCTTCTTGCGAGGGGGGGACCAGCACTGGCACGCACATCCACATTGCACGCAAATACAACGGCGAGTGGATCACAGCGGAGGGAACGCTGGCCTTCAATTTGGATGGCTGGATAGCCCACAATGGGTATAAGCCCTACGCGGGGACGCTGACGCGCTTCTC
- a CDS encoding LysM peptidoglycan-binding domain-containing protein, whose product MPKQLRYTLIFLLLTLFASACTRTWEADDASPWVVAPGSSKQETAAVEVGSPLTTARPPGSAVLTPTPDAPHPIPGLRTDADQYAVKPGDTLGQISDQFGVGIPAIAEANNIADINVLEVGQVLNIPAPETIATGSAFKIIPDSELVAGPMTAYFDVPDFVYQKNGYLVRHEEEVDGVMLNGFQIVQRISQDYSVNPRILLAVLEYQSNWVTNPNPQTYTLMYPLGWEDANRQGLYKQLAWAANELNRGYYLWRANAIASWSLPDGAIIPVDPTINAGTAAVQYFFSKLYAQEIWERNVNSDGIFNTFQNLFGYPFDYAIEPLLTPGLVQPSLAWPFETGVDWAFTGGPHGGWGDGSAWAALDFAPYGEPLGCSTSEAWVTAMNSGMIVRAENGAVVQDLDGDGAEQTGWTILYMHIETRDRVAVGTTLQTGERVGHPSCEGGISTGTHVHIARRYNGEWIPADQNIPFNIDGWISQGAGDSYNGLLVKGDQSIVAENGFIPENLIRR is encoded by the coding sequence ATGCCAAAACAACTCCGCTACACACTTATTTTCCTGTTGCTGACACTCTTTGCCAGCGCCTGTACGCGCACCTGGGAGGCTGACGACGCGTCCCCATGGGTGGTAGCCCCCGGATCGAGCAAGCAGGAAACCGCCGCGGTTGAAGTCGGCAGCCCTCTCACCACAGCGCGTCCACCGGGTTCCGCAGTGCTGACTCCCACGCCCGATGCCCCCCATCCCATCCCTGGCTTGCGCACCGATGCCGATCAATATGCTGTGAAACCCGGCGACACACTGGGTCAAATTTCCGACCAATTCGGGGTAGGCATCCCCGCCATCGCCGAGGCTAATAATATCGCCGATATCAATGTGCTCGAAGTCGGGCAGGTATTAAACATCCCCGCCCCCGAAACCATCGCCACGGGCTCAGCTTTCAAGATCATCCCCGATTCAGAACTCGTTGCCGGGCCAATGACGGCCTATTTTGATGTGCCCGATTTTGTCTACCAGAAAAACGGCTATCTGGTGCGCCACGAAGAAGAAGTTGATGGCGTGATGTTGAACGGCTTCCAGATCGTGCAGCGCATTTCGCAAGATTATTCCGTCAACCCGCGCATTTTGCTGGCCGTACTCGAATATCAGAGCAACTGGGTGACGAATCCGAATCCGCAGACCTACACGTTAATGTACCCACTGGGCTGGGAAGACGCCAATCGGCAAGGGCTATATAAGCAACTGGCCTGGGCCGCCAATGAACTCAACCGCGGCTATTACCTGTGGCGGGCCAACGCCATTGCAAGCTGGTCGCTGCCCGATGGCGCTATTATCCCAGTGGACCCAACCATCAACGCCGGAACCGCCGCGGTGCAATATTTTTTCTCGAAACTTTACGCGCAAGAAATTTGGGAACGCAATGTAAACTCGGATGGCATCTTCAATACTTTCCAGAATCTATTTGGCTATCCCTTTGATTATGCGATAGAACCGCTGCTGACCCCCGGGTTGGTCCAGCCATCCCTGGCCTGGCCCTTTGAAACTGGGGTGGACTGGGCCTTTACCGGCGGACCCCACGGCGGCTGGGGGGATGGTTCTGCATGGGCAGCGCTAGATTTTGCCCCCTATGGGGAGCCACTTGGCTGTTCAACCAGCGAGGCCTGGGTTACGGCAATGAACAGCGGCATGATCGTGCGCGCCGAAAATGGAGCTGTAGTACAAGACCTGGACGGTGACGGAGCTGAGCAAACCGGCTGGACAATTTTGTATATGCACATCGAGACACGTGATCGCGTGGCCGTGGGAACAACCTTGCAAACCGGGGAGCGCGTTGGGCATCCATCGTGCGAAGGGGGTATCTCCACCGGAACGCATGTCCACATTGCTCGGCGGTATAATGGCGAGTGGATTCCGGCCGATCAGAATATTCCCTTCAATATCGACGGGTGGATCAGCCAGGGCGCAGGCGATAGTTACAACGGTCTGCTGGTCAAAGGTGACCAAAGCATTGTGGCCGAAAACGGCTTCATACCCGAAAATCTCATTCGACGGTAA